A region of Polyangiaceae bacterium DNA encodes the following proteins:
- a CDS encoding RHS repeat-associated core domain-containing protein, with the protein MFVNDGFGDVLASTDALGRVIAFGVDALGRVKTRTDTHAGKSLTTTWTWDTAPNGIGRLHMLESPDGIKTYAYSQRGQLEGTTLSVAGESFTARMTYDDMGRVASVDYPQPLGELPFGVTYEHDNHGHRIGVRDTYTNDAYWQLTDVDQAGRYKGEMFGNGVTTARGYDHEKGALKSITTTKGAATIQQLSYDWDERLNLKSRTDARQPVNKTERFRYDALNRLTCAYFGLVENPNAPCDTSYGYAPNGNIVSKSDVGILSYTDPTHPHAVTNAAGDSFYHDAVGNQITRPGGVIITYTPFDLPKTITQGAKVTTFGYDGDQQRIRKTTSTTETIYFDDLYEQVKTTSGIEHRYHVHSPERVVAIVTRDGQEPGTRYLHVDHVGSIETTTKENGTIDERRSYDAFGARRNPEWGGSAIAFTSKTKKGFTGHEEADEYGLVNMKGRVYDPRIGRFTTTDPIIANVYNGQSLGAYAYVRNNPLAFVDPSGFTEEEARRLWRVEETPGQLGIHITFDPLPPPTPRPTPPPHAADVGAQAATTDVGTTGNGAAAPPQGATVVEKGSVGDAVWDGVGDAARGLWDDWTSTPLPTIERMYDAYDKGDAVDAFNVVNPLIAFANVSLANDDGDTYSVTRQSTAIGVTVIVGVVIGKVIGGQTGAGKGGKTTRGPPDDAAALNAARAARDAKAAEVGGLRPPARPATVTAGYHIETRQIAVGCSGGGCAEGKVVQQLGGDASKVKFTEAVRPRPDGPPFKQVPVCQNCETQYGREPFPSGTQFKGD; encoded by the coding sequence ATGTTCGTCAACGATGGATTCGGTGACGTGCTTGCATCGACGGATGCGCTCGGGCGCGTGATCGCGTTTGGCGTGGACGCACTCGGGCGCGTGAAAACGCGCACGGATACGCACGCGGGAAAGAGCTTGACGACGACGTGGACGTGGGATACAGCGCCGAATGGAATTGGCCGGTTGCACATGCTCGAAAGTCCCGACGGAATCAAGACGTATGCGTATTCGCAGCGAGGGCAGCTCGAAGGGACGACGCTCTCCGTTGCGGGAGAGTCGTTTACGGCGCGAATGACGTACGATGACATGGGTCGTGTCGCGTCGGTGGACTACCCGCAGCCACTCGGCGAACTGCCGTTCGGTGTAACGTACGAGCATGACAACCACGGTCATCGCATTGGCGTGCGCGATACGTATACGAACGATGCGTATTGGCAATTGACGGACGTCGACCAAGCAGGCCGGTACAAGGGTGAGATGTTTGGTAATGGCGTGACGACGGCTCGTGGATACGACCATGAGAAAGGCGCCCTGAAGAGCATCACCACGACGAAGGGTGCAGCGACCATTCAGCAATTGTCGTACGACTGGGACGAGCGACTCAATTTGAAGAGCCGCACGGATGCACGACAACCGGTCAACAAAACGGAGCGTTTTCGTTATGACGCATTGAATCGGCTCACGTGTGCGTACTTTGGGCTCGTCGAGAATCCGAATGCACCGTGCGACACGTCGTACGGCTATGCGCCCAATGGAAACATCGTATCAAAGAGCGACGTGGGCATCTTGTCGTATACCGATCCCACGCATCCGCATGCCGTTACGAATGCGGCAGGCGATAGCTTCTACCATGATGCGGTCGGCAATCAAATTACGCGGCCAGGAGGCGTCATCATCACTTATACGCCGTTCGACTTGCCGAAGACGATTACGCAAGGCGCGAAGGTGACGACGTTTGGATACGACGGTGATCAGCAACGAATCCGCAAAACGACGTCGACCACGGAGACCATTTACTTCGACGACCTTTACGAGCAGGTGAAAACCACCAGCGGCATCGAGCATCGTTACCACGTGCATTCACCCGAGCGAGTGGTTGCCATTGTGACGCGTGATGGCCAAGAACCGGGGACGCGCTACCTGCATGTCGATCACGTTGGGTCGATCGAGACGACCACGAAGGAGAATGGCACCATCGATGAGCGGCGCAGCTACGATGCATTCGGCGCGCGCAGGAATCCAGAATGGGGCGGTTCGGCGATAGCATTCACGAGCAAAACGAAAAAAGGATTTACGGGGCACGAAGAAGCTGACGAATATGGCCTCGTCAACATGAAGGGACGAGTCTACGACCCACGCATTGGGCGATTCACGACGACGGACCCGATCATTGCGAACGTGTACAATGGGCAAAGCTTGGGAGCGTATGCATACGTGCGCAACAATCCGCTTGCATTCGTGGATCCAAGTGGGTTTACTGAGGAAGAAGCGCGGCGGTTGTGGCGCGTCGAAGAAACGCCCGGACAGCTCGGCATTCACATCACGTTCGACCCATTGCCGCCACCGACGCCGCGACCTACGCCACCGCCACATGCGGCTGACGTGGGCGCTCAAGCGGCGACAACCGATGTAGGAACGACGGGAAATGGCGCAGCAGCACCGCCGCAGGGTGCAACGGTGGTCGAAAAAGGAAGCGTTGGCGATGCCGTATGGGATGGCGTTGGCGATGCGGCGCGCGGTTTGTGGGACGATTGGACGTCGACGCCATTGCCGACAATCGAGCGCATGTACGACGCATACGACAAGGGCGATGCGGTCGATGCATTCAATGTCGTCAATCCGCTGATTGCATTCGCCAACGTGTCACTTGCAAACGACGACGGCGACACGTACAGCGTCACACGGCAATCAACCGCGATAGGCGTGACGGTCATTGTGGGCGTCGTCATCGGAAAAGTCATAGGCGGACAAACGGGCGCGGGAAAGGGTGGGAAGACGACGAGGGGGCCGCCGGATGACGCTGCCGCGCTCAATGCCGCTCGGGCGGCTCGCGATGCCAAGGCTGCTGAGGTCGGTGGACTTCGGCCACCAGCACGCCCCGCAACGGTGACCGCTGGTTATCATATCGAAACGCGTCAGATTGCTGTCGGTTGCTCTGGTGGTGGCTGTGCAGAAGGAAAAGTTGTGCAACAACTCGGCGGCGATGCGAGCAAAGTGAAGTTTACCGAAGCGGTTCGACCTCGACCAGACGGGCCACCATTCAAACAGGTTCCAGTCTGTCAAAATTGCGAAACTCAGTATGGTCGTGAACCATTCCCTTCGGGCACTCAATTCAAAGGCGATTAA
- a CDS encoding replication-associated recombination protein A has product MIPKGRGGRNPGNLPTLFSAAAKKNNKILVPLAERMRPRSIADVLGQTHIVGEGKLLTNAIVADEIPSMIMWGPPGSGKTSIARVIAAVSKSRFVPFSAVLGGVPELRQILAKAQENKDFEGGTTILFVDELHRFNRAQQDAFLPHVEDGTIVLIGATTENPSFSVNAPLLSRCRVVRLNALTDDALRVLLKRALVDSEGLADAFQIDDDTLSLVITAASGDARRALNTLEIAALEAKRVGRTKITQQDVAQSNAQATLRYDKAGEEHYNIVSAFIKSMRGSDPDAAVYWLMRMIESGDDPVFLLRRMMIFASEDIGNADPRALDVAVAADAAFQRIGMPEGIYAIAQAAIYLACAPKSNAVTTAFRAAQSDVYKRGSLPVPLHLRNAVTGLMRSDGYGSGYRYPHDEQGGVALGETYLPDGLVGTEYYSPTERGFEKTIAERLRWIRAQRQNAPAKPDVPIEAPVPPGLISADTVPADEPARSDEASSSDVSAPTPSEQV; this is encoded by the coding sequence ATGATCCCCAAAGGACGAGGCGGTCGTAATCCAGGCAATTTGCCCACGCTTTTTTCTGCAGCGGCAAAGAAAAACAACAAAATCCTCGTCCCGCTCGCCGAGCGCATGCGACCTCGTTCCATCGCCGACGTCCTCGGGCAAACCCACATCGTCGGCGAAGGAAAACTTCTCACGAACGCGATCGTCGCCGACGAGATCCCCTCGATGATCATGTGGGGACCACCCGGCTCGGGAAAAACATCCATCGCGCGCGTCATCGCCGCCGTCTCCAAGTCGCGTTTCGTTCCCTTCAGCGCCGTTTTGGGAGGCGTCCCCGAGCTGCGTCAGATCCTCGCCAAAGCCCAGGAAAACAAGGACTTCGAGGGCGGAACGACCATCCTCTTCGTCGACGAACTGCATCGCTTCAACCGAGCGCAGCAGGATGCGTTTTTGCCTCACGTCGAAGACGGCACCATCGTCTTGATCGGCGCGACCACGGAAAACCCTTCGTTTTCGGTCAACGCCCCGCTGCTCTCACGATGTCGCGTCGTTCGCCTGAATGCCCTCACGGACGACGCCTTGCGCGTTCTTTTGAAGCGCGCCCTCGTCGACTCCGAGGGCCTTGCGGATGCCTTTCAGATCGACGACGACACGCTCTCGCTCGTCATCACCGCCGCTTCCGGCGATGCACGCAGAGCGCTCAACACGCTCGAGATCGCGGCGCTCGAAGCCAAGCGCGTGGGGCGCACCAAGATCACGCAGCAAGACGTCGCCCAGTCGAACGCGCAAGCCACGCTGCGCTACGACAAGGCCGGCGAAGAGCACTACAACATCGTCAGCGCGTTCATCAAGTCGATGCGCGGATCCGATCCCGATGCTGCCGTCTACTGGCTCATGCGCATGATCGAATCCGGTGACGATCCCGTTTTTTTGCTTCGCCGCATGATGATCTTCGCCAGCGAAGACATCGGCAACGCCGACCCGCGAGCGCTCGATGTCGCCGTCGCAGCCGATGCGGCGTTTCAGCGCATCGGCATGCCCGAGGGCATCTACGCGATCGCGCAAGCAGCCATCTACTTGGCGTGTGCACCGAAGTCGAATGCGGTCACGACGGCGTTTCGTGCAGCACAATCCGACGTGTACAAGCGAGGCAGTTTGCCGGTCCCGCTGCACCTTCGCAACGCCGTCACGGGCCTCATGCGCTCCGATGGTTACGGCAGTGGATATCGCTATCCGCACGACGAACAAGGAGGCGTCGCATTGGGCGAGACGTACCTCCCGGACGGGCTTGTTGGCACCGAGTATTATTCGCCGACCGAGCGCGGGTTTGAAAAGACAATCGCCGAGCGATTGCGATGGATTCGCGCGCAGCGGCAAAACGCTCCGGCAAAGCCCGACGTGCCCATCGAAGCTCCCGTGCCGCCAGGGTTGATCAGCGCCGACACGGTGCCCGCCGACGAACCAGCGCGCTCGGACGAGGCAAGCTCGAGCGACGTATCCGCGCCAACTCCGAGCGAACAGGTTTGA
- a CDS encoding TlpA family protein disulfide reductase, with the protein MASAIVLSSCATTPLPPSMQHPLLNQPGPAFEATSLDNRSITVPSYGTARVTVIDFWASWCGSCRYTMPTLERLWRTQRSAGLMVVGMNLDEDAQQALEGAYSFGITFPVVHDRGQELQAAFGVYQIPTTFVLDAAGRVRFVGRDPESIKRAVSALMDR; encoded by the coding sequence ATGGCCTCCGCGATCGTACTTTCGAGCTGCGCAACGACGCCCCTGCCCCCGTCCATGCAGCATCCGCTGCTCAATCAACCAGGCCCCGCGTTCGAGGCCACTTCGCTCGACAATCGCTCCATCACCGTCCCCAGCTACGGCACGGCGCGCGTCACCGTCATCGATTTTTGGGCATCGTGGTGCGGATCGTGCCGCTATACCATGCCGACACTCGAAAGGCTCTGGCGCACCCAGCGTTCCGCCGGCCTCATGGTCGTCGGCATGAACCTCGACGAGGACGCACAACAAGCCCTCGAAGGCGCCTACAGCTTCGGCATCACCTTTCCCGTCGTGCACGACCGAGGTCAGGAATTGCAGGCAGCTTTCGGCGTCTACCAAATCCCCACCACGTTCGTCCTCGATGCCGCTGGTCGAGTAAGGTTTGTCGGGCGCGACCCGGAGAGCATCAAACGCGCGGTCAGTGCGCTCATGGATAGATGA
- a CDS encoding YggS family pyridoxal phosphate-dependent enzyme, giving the protein MTDLDLIPERLAAVRALIDDATKRAGKPAGSVRLVAVSKTKPAEAIRIAYAAGQRDFGENYVQELADKASELADLPDIRWHFIGALQRNKAKKASSVAHIIHTVDRPDLADELDRRAAASGKQLDVLIEVNVAGEASKAGSSIDAFPLLLEQARRASHLRVLGLMAIPPMLDDPEAVRPYFARLRQLRDAHGGPAALPELSMGMSHDFPVAIEEGATLVRVGTAIFGSR; this is encoded by the coding sequence GTGACCGACCTCGACCTCATCCCCGAACGCCTCGCCGCCGTACGCGCCCTCATCGACGACGCCACCAAGCGCGCTGGCAAGCCCGCAGGCTCGGTCCGCCTCGTCGCCGTCTCCAAGACCAAACCCGCCGAGGCCATTCGCATCGCCTACGCCGCCGGACAACGCGACTTCGGCGAAAACTACGTCCAAGAGCTCGCCGACAAAGCCTCCGAGCTCGCCGACTTGCCCGATATTCGATGGCACTTCATCGGCGCACTCCAGCGCAACAAAGCCAAAAAAGCCTCGAGCGTCGCCCACATCATCCACACCGTCGATCGACCCGACCTCGCAGACGAGCTCGATCGACGCGCAGCCGCCTCCGGTAAACAGCTCGACGTCCTCATCGAAGTCAACGTCGCCGGCGAAGCATCCAAGGCAGGCTCCTCCATCGATGCATTCCCCCTGCTCCTCGAACAAGCCCGCCGCGCCTCCCACCTGCGCGTCCTGGGCCTCATGGCCATCCCTCCCATGCTCGACGACCCCGAAGCCGTTCGCCCCTACTTCGCGCGCCTCAGACAGCTCCGCGATGCCCACGGCGGCCCAGCAGCCCTCCCCGAGCTCTCCATGGGCATGTCCCACGACTTCCCCGTCGCCATCGAAGAAGGCGCCACCCTCGTCCGCGTCGGCACCGCCATCTTCGGCTCACGCTGA
- a CDS encoding cyclic nucleotide-binding domain-containing protein — MSVKLGPNGKERLRDIGLFGGLGDEVLEQLAASLDVVVLQPGAVVFREGDSGREMFVLLEGEIEVLKHSKSMRETRVALLGPGDWFGEMSILDVMPRSATVRSLSPSRVLRVTAHDLDALYRRDLRSYSLVVLNIAREMSRRLRVVDGLLAEFVATVVDEYTKTHRTS; from the coding sequence ATGTCTGTAAAGCTGGGTCCTAACGGGAAAGAACGTCTACGTGACATCGGCCTCTTCGGAGGCCTTGGCGACGAAGTGCTCGAACAGCTCGCAGCGAGCCTCGATGTCGTCGTGTTGCAACCAGGTGCGGTCGTGTTCAGGGAAGGGGACAGCGGCCGCGAGATGTTTGTCCTGCTCGAGGGCGAGATCGAGGTCTTGAAACATTCGAAGAGCATGCGCGAGACACGTGTCGCGCTCTTGGGTCCTGGCGACTGGTTCGGCGAGATGTCGATCTTGGATGTGATGCCTCGATCGGCGACCGTGCGAAGTTTGTCGCCTTCGCGCGTGCTGCGCGTCACGGCACATGATCTCGATGCGCTCTATCGGCGCGACTTGCGCTCGTATTCGCTGGTCGTGCTGAACATTGCTCGCGAGATGTCGCGACGGTTGCGCGTCGTCGATGGGCTGCTCGCCGAGTTTGTCGCAACCGTCGTCGACGAGTACACGAAGACGCACCGTACGTCGTAG